A region of Ignavibacteriales bacterium DNA encodes the following proteins:
- a CDS encoding SIS domain-containing protein → MKTSTDHVIQYFEQVKIIADLIIKQQIESLADALIRLRKRRGRLFFLGIGGSAANCSHAVNDFRKLCGIEAYTPTDNVAELTARINDEGWDGALAGWLQGSRLEEKDALFILSVGGGNLEKQVSVNLIKAIELAKERKAKVFGIVGRDDGYTKKAGDIVVLIPQVDDKLVTPHTEAFQAVVWHCLVSHPVLQIQATKW, encoded by the coding sequence ATGAAAACATCAACCGACCACGTTATCCAATATTTCGAACAAGTTAAAATAATTGCAGATTTAATTATCAAACAGCAGATTGAATCTTTGGCAGATGCCCTTATCAGGTTGAGGAAAAGGAGGGGGAGGTTATTTTTCTTAGGAATCGGAGGCAGTGCAGCTAATTGTTCTCATGCGGTGAATGATTTTCGTAAACTTTGTGGGATCGAGGCTTACACTCCGACTGATAATGTCGCCGAGTTGACAGCCAGGATCAACGATGAAGGGTGGGATGGCGCACTCGCTGGTTGGCTTCAAGGCAGTAGACTTGAAGAAAAAGATGCTCTTTTCATCCTCTCCGTTGGAGGCGGAAATCTGGAAAAACAAGTGAGCGTGAATTTGATCAAAGCAATTGAACTTGCGAAGGAACGAAAGGCTAAAGTATTCGGCATCGTGGGCCGCGATGACGGTTATACAAAAAAAGCTGGGGATATCGTTGTGCTTATTCCTCAGGTTGATGATAAACTGGTAACGCCACACACTGAAGCCTTTCAGGCCGTAGTTTGGCACTGTCTTGTCTCTCATCCTGTTCTTCAAATCCAAGCAACGAAGTGGTGA